The window TGAAGCAGCTAAAGTTATTGGTGGGATGCTTGCTATGGGAATTCCTGAGTATAGACTACCTCAAGAAACTATAGACAAAGAGGTCAAATTAATTAAAGGTTTAGGGGTAAAAATTGTAACAAATACAAAAGTTGGAATAGATATTACTCTTAAAGAACTAAGAGAAAAATTTGACTCACTACTTTTATCAACAGGGTGTCATATAGGTAATAAATTTGGGCCTGATATTAAAGACATAGAAACAGCAGTAGATTTTTTAAGAAAAGTAAAAGTACAGGGAAGAAGAACAATTGGAGAAAATGTACTAGTAATTGGTGGTGGAGATGTTGCCATGGATGCTGCTAGAACTTCTATTAGACTTGGAGCTAAAAATGTAATATTAGCTTCTCTTGAAACATTTGAGACAATGCCGGCAAGTGATGAAGAAAAAAATGAAGCAGTAGAAGAAGGAGTACAATTTGTAAATGGATATGGAACAAAAGATATTAATGTAGAAGATGGAAAGTTAAAAGGAATAACTTTAAAAAGATGTCTATCAATACTTGATGATGAAGGAAGGTTTAGCCCAGTATATGATGAAGAAGATTTAAAGACATTTGAAATAGATAGCTTAATACTTGCAATAGGTCAAAGACCAGATAATAGTTATTTAGATGAAGATATTGAACTTGATGAAAGAGGATGGATTAAGGTAGAGAAATATACATTTGAAACAAGTAGTAAAGGAATATTTGCAGCAGGAGATATGTATAAACCTGGTATAGCAATAAAGGCTATAGCTGAAGCTAAAAAAGCTGCAATAGCTATAGATAAATATTTAGGAGGGGATGGATTATATTTGGGTAAAGAAATAGAAATACCTGAAAAACCATTAAATTGTACGATTTGGGATATTGAAAAAGTTGTTGAAAAACATAAAAATCCTTCTCAAATAAAAGGAAACTTCGATACTGTGTCTAGAGTATACACAAAAGATGAGGCAAACAAAGAGGTTTCAAGATGTATGAGGTGTGATAGAAACTCTACAAGACCATTATATTTAAAATAATTTGAAATAATGGTTCAACTCTTAGGAAAAAGAGGATGAACCATTATTTATAAATCAGAAAAATATTTTACTGACCATTTTTCTAATAAATCAAGTGCAGGAAATAGTTCCTTACCTTTATTTGTAAGGCTATACTCTACTTTAGGAGGTACTTGAGGGTACGCTTTTTTAGAAATCAAGCCATTATACTCTAATTCTGTTAATTTTTCATTCAATACTTTTTGACTAACACCACATGTGATTTTTTGAAGCTCTAAAAATCTTTTTGGTCCTTTATTTAAATGACACAATATAACTGCTTTCCATTTACCTCGTATTAAGTCCATTCCAAGATCAAGATGACAGACATATTTTTTATTGTTATATTCAAGCATTATTTCACCTACTTCTTTAATAAATAGTTAATATAAATTATAGCATAACATAAATATTAACACAAAATCATGAAATTTTAATACGTTCTAAGGCGGTAGTTTACTTAAATCTTACCTAAAAGTAAGAAGTCTAACTAAAAAGTGCGTACTTGTTTAACAATCTTATACGGTTTATACTTTGAACAAAGTAATTTTTAAAAAGGAGTGGGATTAAATGAAAGTAGTAGCTTTTAACGGAAGTCCAAAGAAAGAGGGAAATACTTATCATGCAATAAAAATAGTTACAAAAGAGCTTGAAAAAGAAAATATAGATATAGAAATTATTCATGTCGGAAATAAGTCAATTAGAGGATGTACTGCATGTGGACAATGCATAAAGAACAAAAATGAAAAATGTGTTCTTCAAGGAGATGAAGTTAATGAATGGATTCAAAAAATGAAGGAAGCAGATGGCATAATTTTAGGATCTCCCGTATACTATTCATCTATTTCTGGTACTATGAAGGCTTTTTTAGATAGAGCTTTT is drawn from Tepidibacter hydrothermalis and contains these coding sequences:
- a CDS encoding FAD-dependent oxidoreductase, yielding MNKIISILGDINKKGEFEISSDKTIKEVLNEYAGGMKNRRNVKLVQVGGPLGICINGKDLNKKMSDYKDYMNANMIMFLGDLLCPVDYLRFLTRFMVRELRLDNKHIRKLNHLLENIAGGIATECDFEELINEVNKEAGTNAEDLLHKIFIYITSEFKDEFMDHIIDKKCKNGICRGLMIAQCMNACPAEVYIPGYIELMKHDRVEEAYDLMRKNNPLSFVCGKVCARPCEDRCRRGEIESTVGVRALKRYACDMTLKMRDYKEDKLDSNGKKVAIVGAGPSGLTAAYYLAKTGYQVVIYEAAKVIGGMLAMGIPEYRLPQETIDKEVKLIKGLGVKIVTNTKVGIDITLKELREKFDSLLLSTGCHIGNKFGPDIKDIETAVDFLRKVKVQGRRTIGENVLVIGGGDVAMDAARTSIRLGAKNVILASLETFETMPASDEEKNEAVEEGVQFVNGYGTKDINVEDGKLKGITLKRCLSILDDEGRFSPVYDEEDLKTFEIDSLILAIGQRPDNSYLDEDIELDERGWIKVEKYTFETSSKGIFAAGDMYKPGIAIKAIAEAKKAAIAIDKYLGGDGLYLGKEIEIPEKPLNCTIWDIEKVVEKHKNPSQIKGNFDTVSRVYTKDEANKEVSRCMRCDRNSTRPLYLK
- a CDS encoding winged helix-turn-helix transcriptional regulator, which produces MLEYNNKKYVCHLDLGMDLIRGKWKAVILCHLNKGPKRFLELQKITCGVSQKVLNEKLTELEYNGLISKKAYPQVPPKVEYSLTNKGKELFPALDLLEKWSVKYFSDL